One segment of Streptosporangium brasiliense DNA contains the following:
- a CDS encoding ABC transporter ATP-binding protein, which translates to MTERAAALTVRQVSVRIDGKDLVRDVTLEVPSGEVLGLAGPNGAGKSTLLRTLYRAQRPTSGQVLLDGYDVWRMPGRWLARRLAAVLQESGGDFELSVYDVVAMGRTPHKRAFDGDAPDDRAIIADALERLDVADLAYAPFDRLSGGEKQRVLIARALAQRPGTMVLDEPTNHLDLRHQLDALRLVRGLGVTAVIALHDLNLAAAFCDRICVMHAGEVVALGTPHEVLTPALFRDVYRVDAEVSAHPRTGIPHVTLTTGGSHPMT; encoded by the coding sequence ATGACGGAGCGGGCGGCCGCGCTGACCGTACGGCAGGTTTCGGTGCGCATCGACGGCAAGGACCTCGTGCGCGATGTGACGCTGGAGGTGCCCTCCGGTGAGGTGCTCGGCCTGGCCGGTCCTAACGGCGCAGGGAAGTCGACCCTGCTGCGCACCCTGTACCGGGCGCAGCGCCCCACCTCCGGTCAGGTGCTCCTCGACGGGTACGACGTGTGGCGGATGCCGGGCAGATGGCTGGCCCGCAGGCTGGCGGCGGTGCTGCAGGAGAGCGGCGGCGACTTCGAGCTGAGCGTCTACGACGTGGTGGCCATGGGCCGCACCCCGCACAAGCGCGCCTTCGACGGGGACGCCCCCGACGACCGGGCGATCATCGCCGACGCCCTGGAACGCCTGGACGTGGCCGATCTGGCGTACGCGCCCTTCGACCGGCTGTCGGGCGGGGAGAAGCAGCGGGTGCTCATCGCCCGAGCGCTGGCGCAACGGCCGGGGACGATGGTGCTGGACGAGCCGACCAACCATCTGGACCTGCGCCACCAGCTCGACGCGCTGCGCCTGGTACGCGGCCTCGGGGTCACCGCGGTGATCGCGCTGCACGATCTCAACCTGGCCGCCGCGTTCTGCGACCGCATCTGTGTCATGCACGCGGGCGAGGTCGTGGCGCTGGGGACTCCACACGAGGTGCTGACACCGGCGCTGTTCAGGGACGTCTACCGGGTCGATGCCGAGGTCTCCGCACACCCGCGGACCGGCATCCCCCATGTGACGTTGACCACCGGAGGGAGCCATCCGATGACCTGA
- a CDS encoding iron reductase: MTLSALRKGAEFGSFFTIDIGANGTGWHSVNSDYARGFTDPVEATATQYGTGELRIGASIAQLGHAARLWSPLLAAVLGHGVVPDLRRLERADDGPRLCLPTASGWHTGPEDQVMDLIYDMVVRGHLEPLAAGLRVKVAPGLLYGNAASALAEAGRAIVAARPGLAAPATRLVTDLLGRGALTGKGAVTSPDLAFRRTTCRLYYRVLDEAKCDD; the protein is encoded by the coding sequence TTGACTCTGAGCGCCCTGCGCAAGGGGGCGGAATTCGGTTCCTTCTTCACGATCGACATCGGAGCTAACGGCACCGGCTGGCACAGCGTGAATTCCGACTACGCACGCGGTTTCACCGATCCGGTGGAGGCGACCGCCACCCAGTACGGCACCGGCGAGCTGCGCATCGGCGCCTCCATCGCGCAACTTGGGCATGCGGCACGGCTATGGTCGCCGCTTCTCGCGGCCGTGCTCGGCCACGGGGTGGTGCCCGACCTGCGTCGGCTGGAGCGCGCCGACGACGGGCCGCGACTGTGTCTGCCCACGGCGTCCGGATGGCACACAGGACCAGAAGACCAGGTCATGGACCTGATATACGACATGGTCGTGCGCGGCCACCTGGAGCCGCTGGCGGCCGGGCTGCGGGTCAAGGTCGCGCCCGGACTGCTCTACGGCAACGCCGCCTCGGCGCTGGCGGAGGCTGGCCGGGCGATCGTGGCGGCCCGCCCCGGCCTGGCCGCGCCCGCCACCCGGCTGGTCACCGATCTGCTCGGCCGGGGCGCCCTGACGGGGAAGGGCGCGGTCACCTCGCCCGATCTGGCATTCCGCCGAACCACATGCCGCCTTTATTACCGGGTGCTCGACGAGGCCAAATGTGACGACTGA
- a CDS encoding DUF4158 domain-containing protein — MTWIERTAYPQFKRLTSARMLHVFFTPPPEEVAWADQRTGSPESCFALVPALKCFQRMARFPSPDEIPDVESEDVGGRREAEASGRGLHP; from the coding sequence ATGACGTGGATCGAGCGGACCGCCTATCCACAGTTCAAACGGCTGACGTCGGCGCGGATGCTGCACGTGTTCTTTACGCCGCCGCCGGAGGAGGTGGCCTGGGCCGACCAGCGCACCGGCAGCCCCGAATCGTGCTTCGCGCTGGTGCCGGCGTTGAAGTGCTTTCAGAGGATGGCGCGTTTCCCGTCCCCGGACGAGATCCCTGACGTAGAGAGTGAGGATGTCGGGGGCCGGCGCGAGGCGGAGGCTAGCGGGCGAGGGCTGCATCCATGA
- a CDS encoding GntR family transcriptional regulator: protein MILHLDPASPVPAYEQLRTQITTMAATGVLWPRTRLPSIRQLARDLGLATATVARAFRELERDGVIETRGRHGTFVCEAPDPAATVDAEQRLAEAAQTFAIQARQLGVDATHALQQAKLALEAVAMATARAEGR from the coding sequence ATGATCCTCCATCTCGATCCTGCCTCGCCGGTCCCTGCGTACGAGCAGCTACGCACGCAGATCACCACCATGGCCGCGACCGGCGTGCTCTGGCCGCGCACCCGACTGCCGAGTATTCGCCAGCTCGCTCGCGATCTCGGTCTGGCCACCGCGACGGTCGCACGTGCCTTTCGTGAGCTCGAACGGGATGGGGTCATCGAGACCCGGGGGAGGCACGGCACTTTCGTCTGCGAGGCTCCGGATCCGGCCGCGACCGTGGACGCCGAGCAGCGCTTGGCCGAGGCTGCCCAGACCTTCGCGATCCAGGCGCGACAACTTGGCGTCGACGCCACGCATGCGCTGCAGCAGGCCAAACTGGCTCTGGAGGCGGTGGCCATGGCCACCGCCCGGGCCGAAGGTCGCTAG
- a CDS encoding ArsR/SmtB family transcription factor, translating to MSVPLYEAKAELFRLLGHPVRIRVLELLQDGPMPVRDLLAAIEVEATGLSQHLAVLRRSGMVNAHREGSTVVYALAGGNVAELLRAARTLLTQMLTGQHELLSELQQTETGAS from the coding sequence ATGTCGGTGCCGTTGTATGAGGCGAAGGCGGAGTTGTTTCGGCTGCTGGGTCATCCGGTGCGGATCCGGGTGTTGGAACTGTTGCAGGACGGACCGATGCCGGTGCGGGATCTGCTGGCCGCCATCGAGGTGGAGGCGACCGGACTGTCGCAGCACCTGGCCGTTTTGCGCCGTTCGGGCATGGTCAACGCTCATCGCGAGGGTTCTACCGTTGTCTACGCTCTGGCCGGCGGGAACGTGGCCGAACTGCTGCGCGCGGCCCGCACCCTGTTGACGCAGATGCTCACCGGGCAGCATGAGCTGCTGAGTGAACTACAACAGACGGAGACCGGCGCCTCGTGA
- a CDS encoding SulP family inorganic anion transporter produces MGRGPRRDLLAGLTVAIVALPLALGFGISSGMGAEAGLATAVVAGALAALFGGSGLQVSGPTGAMTVVLVPIMHQHGASGVLTVGVLAGLILIALALGRAGKYMALVPAPVVEGFTIGIACVIGLQQVPAALGVPTPAGDKVVAVAWQAVQDFAARPGWWAPAVALAVAVLMLAGARWRPTVPFSLLAVAAATLAAEVAGLPLARIGQLPAGLPAPSLAFFDASALSSLLAPAVAVAALAALESLLSAAVADGMSVNHRHNPDRELFGQGLANLLVPLFGGVPATGAIARTAVNVRSGAHSRLAALAHAGILAVIVYLAADLVARIPLAALAGVLLATSVRMVEVGSVKAMIGSTRSDALVLALTAVATVALDLVAAVILGLIVAGALALRAIAHNVRLDVMPLRPDLSGDHTEQEHALLAEHIVAYRLDGPLFFAAAHRFLLELSEVADVSAVILRMSRVTTLDASGALVLGDAITRLERRGITVYISGIRDGHHQALQALGVIARLDEAGRVLTTTPQAIAAARDHLRQVGLLPVDSHAPAGAGDHGDGRTRGRVRRPL; encoded by the coding sequence ATGGGCCGAGGTCCCCGCCGTGACCTGCTGGCCGGGCTGACGGTGGCGATCGTGGCCCTGCCACTGGCGCTCGGGTTCGGCATCTCCTCCGGGATGGGTGCTGAGGCCGGCCTGGCCACCGCGGTCGTCGCGGGTGCGCTGGCCGCGCTGTTCGGCGGCTCGGGTCTGCAGGTCTCGGGGCCGACCGGAGCGATGACGGTGGTGCTGGTGCCGATCATGCACCAGCACGGCGCGTCCGGAGTGCTGACGGTCGGGGTGCTGGCCGGGCTGATACTGATCGCTCTGGCTCTGGGCCGGGCGGGCAAGTACATGGCTCTGGTGCCGGCGCCGGTGGTGGAGGGCTTCACCATCGGTATCGCCTGCGTGATCGGCCTACAGCAGGTGCCGGCTGCCCTGGGCGTGCCGACCCCCGCCGGCGACAAGGTCGTCGCCGTGGCCTGGCAGGCCGTTCAAGACTTCGCCGCCCGCCCCGGTTGGTGGGCGCCCGCCGTCGCGCTGGCGGTGGCCGTGCTGATGCTGGCGGGGGCGCGCTGGCGGCCCACCGTTCCGTTCTCCCTACTCGCCGTGGCGGCGGCCACCCTGGCCGCCGAAGTGGCCGGCCTGCCGCTGGCCCGGATCGGCCAGCTACCCGCCGGGTTGCCCGCCCCGTCATTGGCCTTCTTCGATGCGAGCGCGCTGAGCTCGCTGCTCGCCCCCGCGGTCGCGGTCGCCGCCCTGGCAGCACTGGAGTCGCTGCTGTCGGCCGCCGTGGCCGACGGCATGAGCGTCAACCACCGCCACAACCCGGATCGCGAACTGTTCGGCCAAGGTCTGGCCAACCTCCTCGTCCCGCTGTTCGGCGGCGTCCCGGCTACCGGTGCCATCGCCCGCACCGCGGTCAACGTCCGCTCCGGCGCCCACTCCCGGTTGGCCGCACTCGCCCACGCGGGCATTCTGGCCGTGATCGTCTATCTGGCCGCCGACCTGGTCGCCCGCATCCCGCTGGCCGCGCTGGCCGGCGTGCTGCTGGCCACATCGGTGCGCATGGTCGAGGTCGGCTCGGTCAAGGCCATGATCGGTTCCACCCGCAGCGACGCGCTCGTGCTGGCGCTGACCGCCGTCGCCACCGTGGCCCTCGACCTGGTCGCCGCGGTCATCCTCGGCCTGATCGTCGCCGGCGCACTGGCTTTGCGCGCCATCGCCCATAACGTCCGCCTGGACGTGATGCCGCTGCGTCCGGACCTGTCCGGCGACCACACCGAGCAAGAGCACGCCCTGCTCGCCGAGCACATCGTCGCCTACCGCCTGGACGGTCCTCTGTTCTTCGCCGCCGCCCACCGTTTCCTGCTGGAACTGTCGGAAGTGGCCGACGTCTCAGCGGTCATCTTGCGCATGTCCCGGGTCACCACCCTCGACGCCAGCGGCGCGCTCGTCCTGGGCGATGCGATCACCCGGCTCGAGCGTCGTGGCATCACCGTCTATATCTCCGGCATCCGTGACGGTCACCACCAGGCCCTGCAGGCGCTCGGCGTCATTGCGCGCCTCGATGAGGCCGGGCGCGTCCTGACCACCACTCCGCAGGCCATCGCCGCCGCCCGTGATCACCTGCGCCAGGTGGGGCTCCTGCCCGTCGACAGCCACGCCCCGGCCGGCGCCGGCGACCACGGTGACGGCCGTACTCGGGGGCGGGTGCGGCGCCCCCTCTGA
- a CDS encoding signal peptidase I: protein MGDSVYVGNAGKDAALDRGWLLGHFKDTDDPRHSEAVEIKWGLHPRGDERLQWVRGEERTALLVLISGRFRVELPGRSVLLQEQGDFVVWGHGVDHSWFAEEESVVLTVRWPSVPGYAVTQHDEARSPGVAPVQ, encoded by the coding sequence ATGGGCGACAGCGTGTACGTGGGCAACGCGGGCAAGGATGCGGCGCTGGACCGGGGGTGGCTCCTCGGGCACTTCAAGGACACCGATGATCCTCGCCACAGCGAGGCCGTAGAGATCAAATGGGGCCTCCACCCGCGTGGCGACGAACGGCTGCAATGGGTGAGAGGTGAGGAACGAACGGCGCTCCTGGTGCTCATCAGCGGTCGCTTCCGTGTCGAACTCCCCGGTCGCAGCGTTCTCCTGCAAGAGCAGGGTGATTTCGTCGTGTGGGGTCACGGCGTCGACCACTCCTGGTTCGCAGAAGAAGAGTCGGTGGTGCTGACGGTTCGGTGGCCGTCCGTACCCGGCTACGCAGTGACACAACACGATGAGGCTCGGTCGCCTGGAGTCGCCCCGGTTCAGTAG
- a CDS encoding serine hydrolase domain-containing protein yields MRERVFPGAVWAIGDATSTLLSGTCGLADPTDPASAMRPDTLFDVASLTKILAVWACIGSLWEAGALPLDDPLATFWPKVAGHPLGQVTARHLLTHTAGMPLRANLKHLYGTDPQAVRDGVLHEELHRPIGEAVDYTDRAALVLGYLAEYLSGRPLDRLARHRIWQPLGMAGTCFGPLACELIGRCAPTELDPDTGVHLKGVVHDFSARLLNGVCGIAGVFSTADDLALFQRHLLAPTPGSDPVGFGAAWVAESLQIHTGDLAPARGLFWYPASGTAPEADIYVHYGFTGTGMWISRKQNRWAVLLTNKLYYSRDRKPLSRIRRAFCALTFD; encoded by the coding sequence GTGCGCGAGCGGGTCTTCCCCGGCGCGGTATGGGCCATCGGCGACGCCACCAGCACGCTCCTGTCGGGAACCTGCGGCCTGGCCGACCCCACCGACCCCGCCTCCGCGATGCGGCCCGACACCCTGTTCGACGTCGCGAGCCTCACCAAGATCCTCGCCGTCTGGGCCTGCATCGGCTCCCTCTGGGAAGCCGGCGCGCTGCCGCTGGATGACCCGCTCGCCACCTTCTGGCCAAAGGTCGCCGGCCATCCGCTCGGCCAGGTCACCGCCCGGCATCTGCTCACCCACACCGCCGGCATGCCGCTGCGTGCCAACCTCAAGCACCTGTACGGCACCGACCCGCAAGCCGTCCGCGACGGTGTCCTGCACGAGGAACTGCATCGCCCGATCGGCGAAGCCGTCGACTACACCGACCGGGCCGCCCTGGTTCTGGGCTATCTCGCCGAGTACCTGTCCGGCCGGCCGCTGGACCGCCTCGCCCGGCACCGCATCTGGCAGCCGCTCGGCATGGCCGGCACCTGCTTCGGCCCCCTGGCGTGCGAGCTCATCGGGCGGTGCGCCCCCACCGAACTCGACCCCGACACCGGCGTCCACCTCAAAGGCGTCGTCCACGACTTCTCCGCCCGCCTGCTCAACGGCGTATGCGGCATCGCCGGCGTCTTCTCCACCGCAGACGACCTGGCGCTCTTCCAGCGCCACCTCCTGGCCCCCACCCCCGGATCGGATCCGGTCGGTTTCGGCGCCGCCTGGGTAGCCGAGTCCCTCCAGATCCACACCGGCGACCTGGCCCCGGCCCGCGGCCTGTTCTGGTATCCCGCCTCCGGCACCGCCCCTGAAGCCGACATCTATGTTCACTACGGTTTCACGGGCACCGGCATGTGGATCTCTCGCAAACAGAATCGGTGGGCCGTTCTGCTGACCAACAAGCTGTACTACAGCAGGGACCGCAAACCCCTCTCTCGTATCCGCAGGGCCTTCTGCGCGCTCACCTTCGATTGA
- a CDS encoding serine hydrolase domain-containing protein, with protein MSLDLPDLQDDLDALAGAHGITGAVLAFAAGDEVAMAATGVLNTRTGQPVTTGSLFQIGSVAKAWTATLVLQLVGEGRLDLDQSAQSVLPELTLPEPVTIRQLLAHTGGFEGDVFVDTGRGDDAIQKLVALLGKVPQLSPPGAIWSYNNAGYVILGRVVEVMRGLPYNQALRAHLIGPLGLTHTATSADEAILYGTAVGHAHGEPVSTWSLMRSNDPAGASLAMSAGDLLTFARAHLADGAGMLPAPPARMMREPQVVLPDLGRPASWGLGWELQEWAGGTVVGHDGSTPGQAATLKLVPEAGVAAVLLTNGGDPDPLVAELLTPVLGRLAGVSAPPPVAPPAPPLPFDVDRYAGRYASDVTAWEVTGDPEGRLWVTVTPLGAMAELGEPQTFELARLRADTFVFAQARGGVHAAVAFIGEGERAGYLHTGRLNVRDSL; from the coding sequence ATGAGCCTCGACCTCCCTGACCTGCAGGACGATCTCGACGCGCTGGCCGGCGCGCACGGCATAACCGGTGCGGTCCTCGCGTTCGCCGCCGGCGACGAGGTGGCCATGGCCGCGACCGGGGTGCTCAACACCCGCACCGGCCAGCCCGTCACGACCGGCTCGCTGTTCCAGATCGGCTCGGTCGCCAAGGCCTGGACGGCGACGCTGGTGCTCCAGCTCGTCGGCGAGGGGCGGCTCGACCTCGACCAGAGCGCGCAGTCGGTGCTGCCCGAGCTCACGCTGCCCGAGCCGGTGACGATCCGGCAGCTGCTCGCGCACACCGGCGGGTTCGAGGGCGACGTCTTCGTCGACACCGGAAGGGGTGACGACGCGATCCAGAAGCTGGTCGCGCTGCTCGGCAAGGTGCCGCAACTGTCGCCGCCCGGCGCGATCTGGTCCTACAACAACGCCGGATACGTCATCCTCGGGCGCGTCGTCGAGGTCATGCGCGGCCTGCCGTACAACCAGGCGCTGCGCGCGCACCTGATCGGCCCGCTGGGCCTGACGCACACCGCCACCAGCGCCGACGAGGCCATCCTGTACGGCACGGCCGTCGGGCACGCCCACGGCGAGCCGGTCTCGACCTGGTCGTTGATGCGCTCGAACGACCCGGCGGGGGCCAGCCTGGCGATGAGCGCCGGCGACCTGCTGACCTTCGCCCGCGCGCACCTGGCCGACGGCGCGGGGATGCTGCCCGCGCCGCCGGCCAGGATGATGCGGGAGCCGCAGGTCGTCCTTCCCGACCTCGGCAGGCCCGCAAGTTGGGGGCTCGGCTGGGAGCTGCAGGAGTGGGCGGGCGGCACGGTCGTCGGGCACGACGGCTCCACGCCGGGTCAGGCCGCGACGCTGAAGCTCGTGCCGGAGGCGGGGGTGGCCGCGGTGCTGCTGACCAACGGCGGCGACCCCGACCCGCTGGTGGCCGAGCTGCTCACGCCCGTGCTCGGCCGCCTGGCCGGGGTCAGCGCGCCCCCTCCTGTGGCGCCGCCCGCCCCGCCGCTCCCGTTCGACGTCGATCGCTATGCCGGGCGCTACGCCTCGGACGTGACGGCGTGGGAGGTGACGGGCGACCCCGAGGGCCGGCTGTGGGTGACCGTCACGCCGCTCGGCGCGATGGCGGAGCTCGGCGAGCCGCAGACCTTCGAGCTGGCCAGGCTGCGCGCGGACACGTTCGTGTTCGCGCAGGCCAGGGGCGGAGTGCATGCGGCGGTCGCGTTCATCGGCGAGGGCGAGCGAGCCGGCTATCTGCACACGGGGCGGCTGAACGTCCGCGATTCCCTGTGA
- a CDS encoding S9 family peptidase, translating to MIDAYRRAEALHVSQEAKLVHRSAVTPVWEEDSFWYLVGTSEGPRQVRIFPERKERVEGPATPPAAEPALPPELTGAQTSPDGRFTVTCEAGDLLVNGAPLTHDGEPGHAYGLPSDQNRLPIVATQQGMTTPPLLAWAPDGRRFITHRVDQRHVPTLTITQSCPPGGGRPLAHTMHYEMPGDPLPTFTHAIFDAETGERVDVAVEPLAFTHDAPLNLGRIWWEDDDTLWMLYGTRGHRGAVLYRVDARTGRAEIVQEEHAETVMYTAPTIVEPPLVRTRGDEVLWYSDRSGWGHLYLYRGGELGNAVTAGEWLVRELLQVDWTARQVLFLSGGHGSNPYDRRLCRADLDGGGVTVLTPEDGDHHVHVSSDGRWLVDTYATPGTPSVTVLRDTTGAVVMELERADLTLLEKAGWRAPERFTAKAADGVTDLHGLLFLPGDFDPGRRYPILDSIYNGPQIARQLRTTLRGYTLDPWLLDPAGGAPSLAALGMAVVVLDGRGTPYRGKAFQDVSYGDPAVSAGLEDHVAAITQLAAERPYLDLERVGVIGHSGGGAATARAMLTHPGFFRVGVASAGDYEHDGYYAIWGETYQGPPPQDYAAGSMLPHASRLAGKLLIIFGEMDDNCHPGLSLRLVNALVEADADFEMLMVPNAAHGYLHAEAHVLRRQWDFLTRHLIGAEPPAGYRIDPTFGAAA from the coding sequence ATGATCGACGCCTATCGCCGCGCCGAGGCGCTGCACGTCTCGCAGGAGGCGAAGCTGGTGCACCGCTCGGCCGTGACGCCCGTCTGGGAGGAGGACTCCTTCTGGTATCTGGTCGGCACGTCCGAAGGCCCGCGCCAGGTCCGGATCTTCCCGGAGCGGAAGGAGCGGGTGGAGGGCCCGGCGACCCCTCCGGCGGCCGAGCCGGCCCTCCCGCCCGAGCTCACCGGCGCCCAGACCTCGCCCGACGGCCGCTTCACGGTCACCTGCGAGGCCGGCGACCTCCTGGTGAACGGCGCCCCCCTCACCCACGACGGCGAACCGGGACACGCCTACGGCCTGCCGAGCGACCAGAACCGGCTGCCGATCGTCGCCACCCAGCAGGGGATGACCACACCCCCGCTGCTGGCGTGGGCGCCCGACGGCCGCAGGTTCATCACCCACCGCGTCGACCAGCGGCACGTGCCCACGCTGACGATCACGCAGTCGTGCCCTCCCGGGGGCGGCCGGCCGCTGGCGCACACGATGCACTACGAGATGCCCGGCGACCCGCTGCCGACCTTCACGCACGCGATCTTCGATGCGGAGACGGGCGAGCGGGTCGACGTCGCCGTCGAGCCGCTGGCCTTCACCCACGACGCCCCGCTCAACCTGGGCCGGATCTGGTGGGAGGACGACGACACGCTGTGGATGCTGTACGGCACGCGCGGCCACCGGGGCGCCGTGCTCTACCGCGTCGACGCCAGGACGGGCCGGGCGGAGATCGTCCAGGAGGAGCACGCCGAGACGGTGATGTACACCGCCCCGACGATCGTCGAGCCGCCGCTCGTGCGCACCCGCGGCGACGAGGTGCTGTGGTACTCCGACCGCTCGGGCTGGGGCCACCTCTACCTGTACAGGGGCGGCGAGCTCGGCAACGCCGTCACCGCCGGCGAGTGGCTCGTCCGCGAGCTGCTCCAGGTCGACTGGACGGCCAGGCAGGTGCTGTTCCTGTCGGGCGGGCACGGCTCGAACCCCTACGACCGCCGTCTGTGCCGGGCCGACCTCGACGGCGGCGGGGTCACCGTGCTCACCCCCGAGGACGGCGACCACCACGTGCACGTCTCCTCCGACGGGCGCTGGCTGGTCGACACCTACGCCACGCCCGGCACGCCGAGCGTCACCGTGCTGCGCGACACGACGGGAGCGGTCGTCATGGAGCTGGAGCGGGCCGACCTGACCCTGCTGGAGAAGGCCGGATGGCGGGCGCCCGAGCGCTTCACCGCCAAGGCCGCCGACGGCGTCACCGACCTCCACGGCCTGCTGTTCCTGCCCGGCGACTTCGACCCGGGCAGGCGGTACCCCATCCTCGACTCGATCTACAACGGGCCGCAGATCGCCCGGCAGCTCCGCACCACCCTGCGCGGGTACACGCTCGACCCCTGGCTGCTCGATCCCGCGGGCGGCGCGCCCTCGCTGGCCGCGCTCGGCATGGCGGTCGTGGTGCTCGACGGGCGCGGCACGCCGTACCGGGGGAAAGCCTTCCAGGACGTCTCCTACGGCGACCCCGCGGTGTCGGCGGGGTTGGAGGACCACGTGGCGGCGATCACCCAGCTGGCCGCCGAGCGGCCCTACCTCGACCTGGAGCGGGTGGGGGTCATCGGGCACTCCGGCGGCGGCGCTGCGACGGCCAGGGCGATGCTGACCCATCCCGGCTTCTTCCGCGTGGGGGTGGCCTCGGCGGGCGACTACGAGCACGACGGTTACTACGCGATCTGGGGCGAGACCTACCAGGGGCCGCCGCCGCAGGACTACGCCGCCGGCTCGATGCTGCCGCACGCCAGCAGGCTCGCCGGCAAGCTGCTGATCATCTTCGGCGAGATGGACGACAACTGCCATCCCGGCCTGTCGCTGCGCCTGGTCAACGCGCTGGTCGAGGCCGACGCCGACTTCGAGATGCTCATGGTCCCCAACGCCGCCCACGGCTACCTGCACGCCGAAGCACACGTGCTGCGCCGCCAGTGGGACTTCCTCACCCGCCATCTGATCGGCGCGGAGCCGCCGGCCGGATACCGCATCGACCCTACGTTCGGAGCCGCCGCATGA
- a CDS encoding MFS transporter codes for MNDLPGEHASLSRQDARAVLGVTGREGDTAPLLRTLREHGTGLSFLVAMTVLAVVDSFQTQVFGVLAPEIAASLGMDAGSLSGIVAAQGVAAGLAPFAVAALLRRYPHRVRLAVGTGFAWSLTTLFTGSVAGPLSLAALMLVNGATTGTVAVLHPPLLVDAYPPPARIRVMSLYSASSPLAGVLGPLVVAALVSWLGMDWRAVFATLGGLSLAACLYALRLREPVLGRWDVAELQARSGAPAPAADEGTTGFGAALVRTLRVPTIRRMCVGFTAIGALAAPYGVVVSTLLEQEYALTPGQRGLFTGAAAAVSIAALAAFGARAEAAYRAGPARFMALSGGALAAAATAFALSAVAPALWLLLALLALGQAFLAVIGPCLFIGALSVVRPADRPHAMAALGLIVAVGGLAGAGLLALATAFLDLRGALLLLLVPAALGSWFIATIRKTLMGDLDALIDHAIGETT; via the coding sequence GTGAACGATCTTCCAGGCGAACACGCCTCCTTGAGCAGGCAGGACGCACGCGCGGTCCTGGGCGTCACCGGCAGGGAGGGCGACACCGCTCCTCTGCTGCGCACGCTCAGGGAGCACGGCACCGGCCTGTCGTTCCTGGTCGCGATGACCGTGCTGGCCGTCGTGGACAGCTTCCAGACCCAGGTGTTCGGCGTGCTGGCACCCGAGATCGCCGCCTCGCTCGGGATGGACGCGGGCTCGCTGTCGGGAATCGTGGCCGCCCAGGGCGTGGCGGCGGGGCTCGCTCCGTTCGCGGTGGCCGCGCTGCTGCGCCGCTACCCCCACCGGGTACGGCTGGCGGTCGGCACCGGGTTCGCCTGGAGCCTGACCACGCTGTTCACCGGGTCGGTGGCAGGACCGCTCTCGCTGGCCGCGCTCATGCTGGTCAACGGGGCCACCACCGGCACGGTGGCGGTGCTGCATCCGCCGCTGCTCGTGGACGCCTACCCACCGCCCGCCCGCATACGGGTGATGTCGCTGTACTCCGCCTCGTCGCCGCTGGCCGGCGTCCTGGGGCCGCTGGTCGTCGCGGCGCTGGTGTCGTGGCTCGGCATGGACTGGCGGGCGGTGTTCGCGACGCTCGGCGGGCTGTCGCTGGCGGCCTGCCTGTACGCGCTGCGGTTGCGCGAGCCGGTTCTGGGCCGCTGGGACGTGGCCGAGCTCCAGGCCAGGTCGGGTGCCCCCGCGCCGGCCGCGGACGAGGGGACGACCGGCTTCGGGGCGGCGCTCGTGCGGACCCTGCGCGTCCCGACCATCCGCCGGATGTGCGTGGGATTCACCGCGATAGGGGCGCTGGCCGCGCCGTACGGCGTGGTGGTCTCGACCCTGCTGGAGCAGGAGTACGCGCTCACGCCCGGCCAGCGAGGGCTGTTCACCGGTGCCGCCGCGGCGGTGTCGATCGCAGCGCTGGCCGCCTTCGGGGCCAGGGCGGAGGCGGCCTACCGGGCGGGACCGGCGCGGTTCATGGCGCTGTCGGGCGGGGCGCTGGCCGCGGCCGCCACGGCGTTCGCCCTGTCCGCGGTCGCGCCGGCGCTGTGGCTGCTGCTGGCCCTGCTCGCGCTGGGCCAGGCGTTCCTGGCGGTGATCGGGCCGTGCCTGTTCATCGGCGCCCTCTCAGTCGTCCGGCCCGCCGACCGGCCGCACGCCATGGCCGCGCTGGGGCTGATCGTCGCGGTCGGCGGCCTGGCGGGCGCGGGGCTGCTGGCCCTGGCCACTGCCTTCCTCGACCTGCGCGGCGCGCTGCTGTTGCTGCTCGTCCCCGCGGCCCTCGGGTCGTGGTTCATCGCGACCATCCGCAAGACCCTCATGGGCGATCTCGACGCCCTCATCGACCACGCGATCGGAGAGACCACATGA